A region of the Candidatus Zixiibacteriota bacterium genome:
CTGTCAGTCCGAACGGAGTCAGCATAAAAACAAGGATGCCGCTTTCCTGGTGCTCAAGGCCCGGCTTTACCAACTCAAAAAGGAAGAAGAGTTGGCCAAAATGGCCAAATTCGAAGAAACGAAAAAGAAGATCGAATGGGGCTCACAGATTCGTTCGTACGTTTTCCATCCTTACAATATGGTCAAAGATCATCGCACCTCGGTCGAAACCGGCAACGTCAGCGCGGTGATGGACGGCGACCTGGATCAATTCATCGAAGCTTATTTGCGCGATCCGCAATTCAGAGAAAGCTGAGATTTTACATAGATATTTCCCGTAACGAATATCATAGAAAAACAGGTGACAGATATGAATGCACTGAGTAAAATCAAAGATCGAGCCCGAGCCAAGAAGCGCCGGGTGGTGCTTCCGGAAGGGTTTGATCCGCGTGTCATTAAGGCCGCCAAGAAGATCCTTTCCGAAGAACTGGCAGCGGTAACGATCATCGGTGACGAGAAAGAAGTGGAGGCGCTGGCTCAGGAACACGGCCTGAACGTGGCTAAGGTCGAGGTTATGAATCCGGCACATTCCGAGCTCTATAACGGCTTCGTGAACGAGTTCATGGAACTGCGCAAAGCTAAGGGCATTACGGAAGAACAGGCCAAAACGGCCATGGCCGACCCGCTCTATTTCGGAGCAATGCTCGTGCGCAACAACAAGGCGGATGCTTCGGTAGCCGGCTCGATCAGCACTACCGGCGATGTCCTCAGGGCAGCAATCCAGGTGTTAGGTCTGAAACAGGGGATCAACACCGTATCGAGCTGTTTTATGATGACCGTTCCGAAGTATCGCGACGTGATCGATCGGATTTTCCTGTATGCCGACGGCGCAGTGGTGCCGAATCCAACATCCGAGCAATTGGCTTCGATCGCGGCTTCGACTGCCGAGACCATGGTCAATCTGCTGGGTATGGAGCCGAAGATCGCGTTTCTGTCGTTTTCGACCAAAGGCTCAGCTAAACACGAGGATGTCGACAAGGTGGTCAAGGCCCTCGAAATCCTCAAGCAGAGCCACCCGGAATTGAAGGCGGACGGTGAACTTCAGGTAGATGCAGCAATCGTGCCGGAAATCGCCGAGCGTAAATCACCGGGTTCCGCCGTCGGCGGTGACGCCAACATTCTGATCTTCCCGGACCTCGACGCCGGGAATATCGCTTATAAACTGACCCAGCGGCTGGCCAACGCCACCGCCACCGGTCCGATAATTCAGGGTCTGGCTTTGCCGGCCAACGACCTCTCACGCGGTTGCTCGGCGGATGATATCGTCGATGTAACCGCTATTGCTATGCTTATGAAAGGGTGACGCGATGAGCCTCAGCCAACTCGCGAAAGAAATAAAACCCTCCCCTACTCTGGCGCAGACCGAAAAAGCGCGCATCCTGAAGGAGAAGGGCGAGAAAGTGATCCATCTCGGGGCCGGCGAGCCGAAAACCCGAGTGCCCCTGGACGCCATTCTCGGGGCAGCTTCGAAACTGACATCTGCCGAGATCCGCTATACCCCGACTGAGGGTATCCCCCAGTTGATCAAGGCTATCATTCGATACACCGAGGAAAACTACAACAAGGTTGTCGGTCCCAAGAACGTTATCGCTTCGGCGGGCGCCAAACAGGCGATCTACAATCTGATGATGGCCATTCTAAATCCGCAGGATGAAGTAATTATCCTCGCTCCTTACTGGGTCTCCTACCCCGAAATAGTCAAGATGATGTACGGCGTACCGGTCATCGTGACTCCGGAAGATGGTCGTTTCGTACCGACGATGGAAGACATCAAGGAAAAAGTCGGCCGCTATACCAAGGCCATTATCGTCAACAGCCCGAACAATCCGTCCGGTGCGGTTTACCCGCCTGAACTGATCGGTGAGATAGTCGAGTACTGTGAGAACAAGGGTATCTACCTGATCATGGACGACATCTATCACAAGCTGGTGTTCGACGGTAAGAAAGCGGTCTCGGCATACGATTACGCCAAAGCGGAAGGCGACAACTCCCGCCTGGTGGTTATCAACGGTGTTTCCAAGGCGTATGCCATGACCGGATTCCGAATCGGCTGGACAATAGCCAACCGACCGCTGACGGAAGCTATGACCAATATCGCCGCACAGAATACCTCCTGCCCATCGGTCGTACAGCAGGCGGCCGCTGCCGGCGCCCTCAACGGCATCCAGTCCGGCGTGGAGAGCCTTCGCCTGATGCTCCAGAACAACCGCGATATCATGGTCCAGGAACTGCGTGCTTTTAACGACATCAAAATCACGCCGCCGGAAGGAACGTTCTACTGCCTGCCGGATTTCTCGGCTTACAGCAAGAAATCGGTCGAACTGTCCAACTTCCTGCTCGAAAAAGCCCTGGTCGTGACGGTACCGGGCGTCGAATTCGGCATGGAAGGACATCTGCGTCTGAGTGTTTGCGGATCGGTTAAAGACATCACCGAAGGTATCGCCCGCATCAAGTGGGCAATAGATCCCGAATCGCCGAACGAAATCTACATCGGCGACCGTAAGCTCCGGAGGGATTGGATATGAGCCAGTACATCATCGACGTTAAGACTCCGGCTCAGAAAGAAGCCAAAGAGGTCAAGAGTGAATACGGCCTTTCCAATCACGGCTTGACCCATTTGCATAACGTCTATTGGAATCTGCCGAGCGAGTCGCTCTACGAAGAGATCATTTTCCGCCGTGAGGGAAGCCTTTCATACATGGGTCCGATCGTAGTCGACACCGGCAAGAAAACCGCCCGATCGGCCAACGATAAGTTCGTCGTCCGGGAAGCAACGACCGAGAACAAGATCTGGTGGGGACAGTACAACCGCCCCTTTGCCGAAGAGAAGTTCAATTCGGTCTATCAGCGCCTGCTCGGCTTCCTGCAGGGCCGGGACATTTTCGTTCAGGACTGCTATGCCGGTCACGACCCGCAGTACCGTCTGCCGGTTAGAATCGTCAGTGAACTTGCCTGGCATTCGC
Encoded here:
- a CDS encoding pyridoxal phosphate-dependent aminotransferase is translated as MSLSQLAKEIKPSPTLAQTEKARILKEKGEKVIHLGAGEPKTRVPLDAILGAASKLTSAEIRYTPTEGIPQLIKAIIRYTEENYNKVVGPKNVIASAGAKQAIYNLMMAILNPQDEVIILAPYWVSYPEIVKMMYGVPVIVTPEDGRFVPTMEDIKEKVGRYTKAIIVNSPNNPSGAVYPPELIGEIVEYCENKGIYLIMDDIYHKLVFDGKKAVSAYDYAKAEGDNSRLVVINGVSKAYAMTGFRIGWTIANRPLTEAMTNIAAQNTSCPSVVQQAAAAGALNGIQSGVESLRLMLQNNRDIMVQELRAFNDIKITPPEGTFYCLPDFSAYSKKSVELSNFLLEKALVVTVPGVEFGMEGHLRLSVCGSVKDITEGIARIKWAIDPESPNEIYIGDRKLRRDWI
- the pta gene encoding phosphate acetyltransferase, which translates into the protein MNALSKIKDRARAKKRRVVLPEGFDPRVIKAAKKILSEELAAVTIIGDEKEVEALAQEHGLNVAKVEVMNPAHSELYNGFVNEFMELRKAKGITEEQAKTAMADPLYFGAMLVRNNKADASVAGSISTTGDVLRAAIQVLGLKQGINTVSSCFMMTVPKYRDVIDRIFLYADGAVVPNPTSEQLASIAASTAETMVNLLGMEPKIAFLSFSTKGSAKHEDVDKVVKALEILKQSHPELKADGELQVDAAIVPEIAERKSPGSAVGGDANILIFPDLDAGNIAYKLTQRLANATATGPIIQGLALPANDLSRGCSADDIVDVTAIAMLMKG